Proteins from a genomic interval of Mycobacterium conspicuum:
- a CDS encoding carboxymuconolactone decarboxylase family protein → MTSELATDSAERRRRGEAVFSDVMTVPSALDASPYRDAGLLDFVFPEVWARPGLSRRDRRWITLACVGAADTVAPIEAHVYAALRSGDMTFEQMQEFVLHFAVYCGWPKASFLDEVVWRQQSRVAAERGEPGPDGRPWDVWSAGMDPETRISNGEQCFAAVNCVPYPGRTTAYRTAGILNFVFGEVWQRPGLTTRDRRFITLACVGLDDTVGPIRSHFYSALKSGDVTIDEMRELILHFAVYSGFAKAEFLDEVVSESWAGIQRGAAEAAR, encoded by the coding sequence ATGACATCAGAATTAGCCACCGACAGCGCGGAACGGCGCCGACGAGGCGAGGCGGTCTTCAGCGACGTCATGACCGTCCCCAGCGCCTTGGATGCCAGCCCCTACCGCGATGCCGGACTGCTCGACTTCGTCTTCCCCGAAGTGTGGGCGCGCCCCGGCCTTAGCCGACGGGACCGACGGTGGATCACCCTGGCCTGCGTGGGCGCAGCCGATACCGTCGCACCCATTGAAGCCCACGTGTACGCCGCGCTGCGCAGTGGCGACATGACCTTCGAGCAAATGCAGGAGTTCGTTCTGCATTTCGCCGTCTACTGCGGCTGGCCCAAGGCCTCGTTCCTCGACGAAGTGGTCTGGCGCCAACAGTCCCGCGTCGCCGCCGAGCGCGGAGAGCCCGGGCCCGACGGCCGACCCTGGGATGTCTGGAGTGCCGGGATGGATCCCGAGACGCGAATCAGCAACGGCGAGCAGTGTTTCGCCGCGGTCAACTGCGTCCCCTATCCGGGCCGAACGACGGCATACCGCACCGCCGGCATTCTGAACTTCGTGTTCGGCGAGGTGTGGCAACGCCCCGGGCTGACGACGCGCGACCGCCGATTCATCACGTTGGCCTGTGTCGGTCTCGACGACACCGTCGGACCGATCAGGTCGCACTTTTACTCCGCGCTCAAAAGCGGCGACGTCACCATCGACGAGATGCGCGAGCTGATACTGCATTTCGCCGTCTATTCGGGCTTCGCCAAAGCCGAGTTCCTCGACGAGGTGGTCAGTGAGAGCTGGGCGGGCATCCAGCGTGGCGCCGCAGAGGCAGCACGGTAA
- a CDS encoding SDR family NAD(P)-dependent oxidoreductase: MRDLTGAVAVITGAGSGIGRACALALAAEGTRIVVSDIDLERASGTAEQIASRGGSAHAVGCDVTRDADVQRLQDAALAEYGAVDIVMNNVGVIAVGAPEDLPLSAWAHTFDTNVLSIARSLRVFLPGLLAQGRGHIVNTASTSALWPYGYDRLPYAASKGAVVTLSESLALYTRPRGVGVTCLCPGPVRTAIAEQVTVFGTPKSIRAPSLAPIEATEVGRLVVDAIKNDTFFLTTHHEVADIVRKRADDIDAFLDAQIAALAGP; the protein is encoded by the coding sequence ATGCGTGACCTCACCGGCGCGGTCGCGGTCATCACCGGTGCCGGCAGCGGCATCGGTCGCGCGTGCGCGTTGGCGCTGGCCGCAGAAGGGACCCGGATAGTCGTATCCGATATCGACCTCGAACGAGCGTCGGGAACCGCTGAGCAGATCGCCTCCCGGGGGGGCAGCGCCCACGCCGTGGGCTGTGACGTGACCCGCGATGCGGACGTCCAGCGCCTGCAGGACGCGGCGCTGGCCGAGTACGGCGCCGTCGACATCGTCATGAACAACGTCGGTGTCATCGCAGTCGGGGCGCCTGAAGACCTGCCGCTGTCGGCGTGGGCGCACACCTTCGACACCAACGTGCTGTCGATCGCCCGCAGCCTGCGGGTCTTCCTGCCGGGACTGCTGGCCCAGGGCCGCGGTCACATCGTCAACACCGCATCGACGTCGGCGTTGTGGCCCTACGGCTACGACCGTCTTCCCTATGCCGCCAGCAAGGGCGCCGTCGTGACACTGTCCGAGTCGCTGGCGCTCTATACCCGTCCCCGCGGGGTGGGAGTCACATGCCTATGCCCCGGACCCGTGCGGACAGCCATCGCCGAACAGGTCACCGTGTTCGGCACCCCGAAATCGATACGGGCGCCCAGCCTTGCGCCCATTGAGGCCACCGAAGTGGGACGGCTCGTCGTCGACGCCATCAAGAACGACACCTTTTTCCTCACCACCCACCACGAAGTTGCCGACATCGTGCGCAAGCGGGCCGACGACATCGACGCCTTCCTGGACGCCCAGATCGCCGCGTTGGCCGGCCCATGA
- a CDS encoding NAD(P)-dependent oxidoreductase yields the protein MTAAKPTVGFIGLGSQGAPMAQALIDAGHDTVLWARRPEALEPFANTARIASNPAELAELADVVGICVLNDDDVVEVALRPNGLLAGITPGTSVLIHSTVHPTTCRQLGDRFSERGADVLDAPVSGGGGAARARRLLVMVGGDHDVYTRVAPVLSAFGNPVVHVGALGSGQLAKLLNNLLFTATLGLAHETVELAADLGVNETALLSILQHASGRSFAVQMYAGLLGDLRPPSARVRTVAGLLGKDVAIARDLAENATGGDHLLTAAHRMLAAMGHDLCV from the coding sequence ATGACCGCCGCCAAGCCGACCGTCGGATTCATCGGCCTCGGAAGCCAGGGCGCGCCGATGGCCCAGGCACTCATCGACGCGGGTCACGACACCGTGTTGTGGGCCCGCCGACCCGAGGCCCTCGAGCCGTTCGCCAACACCGCGCGCATAGCATCCAACCCCGCCGAACTCGCTGAACTGGCCGATGTGGTCGGCATCTGCGTGCTCAATGACGACGATGTGGTCGAGGTGGCGCTGCGCCCGAACGGATTGTTGGCCGGGATCACGCCGGGAACGTCGGTGCTGATTCACAGCACCGTGCACCCCACAACCTGCCGGCAACTGGGCGACCGCTTCAGCGAACGAGGCGCCGACGTACTAGACGCACCGGTCAGCGGCGGCGGCGGGGCGGCCCGTGCTCGGCGCCTGCTCGTGATGGTGGGCGGCGATCACGACGTTTACACCAGGGTCGCGCCCGTGCTGTCCGCTTTCGGCAACCCTGTCGTGCACGTCGGAGCCCTGGGCTCCGGCCAGCTCGCCAAACTCCTCAACAACCTGCTGTTTACGGCAACGCTCGGTTTGGCACATGAGACTGTCGAGCTCGCCGCTGATTTGGGCGTGAACGAGACCGCCCTGCTGAGCATCCTGCAGCACGCCAGCGGACGCAGCTTCGCGGTGCAGATGTACGCCGGGCTACTCGGAGACCTTCGGCCACCGTCGGCTCGCGTGCGCACCGTCGCGGGCTTGCTCGGCAAAGACGTCGCCATCGCCCGAGACCTCGCCGAAAACGCCACCGGCGGTGATCATTTGCTGACCGCCGCCCACCGGATGCTGGCGGCGATGGGACACGACCTCTGCGTGTGA
- a CDS encoding aldehyde dehydrogenase family protein → MTTLIDDPLAKRRQLGIARPLIDGAWLDQTSLGEVDHTDPATGRVNGTIAMCGPEEVEAAVAAAKRAYPGWRALSADKRRRILQRIEELVEADLPELGRRTTAELGHPLTTSMSLSYMCAAWFGYYAGWSDKIEGATIPLTPAFNAGFDYTLAEPYGVVGIILTWNGPMVSVGMKVAPALAAGNCVVLKTPDLAPYTVARFAEIALEAGVPPGVLQVLPGGAAAGEALVRHPDVGKISFTGGIATAKNILDAARHTVKPVVLELGGKSANLVFPDADLNAAAALSVQSCFTMAGQGCVLATRMLVHRSVYDEVVAATAEAISGLRLGDPFASETTLGPVVNEAAYARVLTAIQRAQTGAAARLISGGHAAPPDKLAPDIAGGYYIEPTLLVDVDPESPVAQEELFGPVLAITPFDTEDQAVDIANATPYGLGAFVQTRDIARVHRIAPLLQAGTISVNGTSGLPPAAPFGGYKQSGYGREGGREGLFEFLRTKNVFIRI, encoded by the coding sequence ATGACCACACTCATCGATGACCCGCTGGCCAAGCGGCGCCAACTCGGCATCGCCCGGCCACTCATCGACGGGGCATGGCTTGACCAGACGTCCCTCGGCGAGGTGGACCACACCGATCCCGCCACCGGAAGGGTCAACGGCACCATCGCAATGTGCGGCCCCGAGGAAGTCGAGGCCGCCGTCGCCGCGGCCAAACGGGCGTATCCGGGGTGGCGGGCGCTGTCTGCGGACAAACGCCGGCGCATCTTGCAGCGCATCGAGGAATTGGTGGAGGCCGACCTGCCGGAGTTGGGCAGGCGCACGACCGCCGAATTAGGCCACCCGTTGACCACCTCGATGAGCCTGTCCTACATGTGCGCCGCCTGGTTCGGGTACTACGCCGGCTGGTCAGACAAAATCGAGGGCGCCACCATTCCACTGACCCCGGCGTTCAACGCCGGCTTCGACTACACCCTGGCCGAACCCTACGGTGTCGTCGGAATCATCCTGACCTGGAACGGACCGATGGTCTCGGTGGGCATGAAGGTCGCTCCCGCCCTGGCCGCGGGCAACTGCGTGGTGTTAAAAACGCCCGATCTTGCCCCATATACGGTGGCCCGGTTCGCCGAAATCGCCCTGGAAGCCGGTGTGCCACCAGGAGTGCTGCAGGTGTTGCCCGGCGGCGCCGCGGCCGGCGAAGCCCTGGTCCGGCATCCCGACGTCGGAAAAATCTCATTCACCGGCGGAATCGCCACCGCGAAAAACATCCTCGACGCCGCCAGGCACACCGTAAAACCCGTCGTGCTCGAACTCGGCGGCAAGTCGGCCAACCTTGTTTTCCCCGACGCCGACCTTAACGCGGCCGCAGCGCTGTCGGTGCAGTCCTGTTTCACGATGGCCGGGCAGGGCTGCGTCCTGGCAACCCGCATGTTGGTGCACCGATCTGTTTACGACGAGGTGGTCGCAGCGACCGCGGAAGCTATATCGGGGCTGCGTCTGGGCGACCCGTTTGCCTCCGAAACGACCCTGGGCCCCGTGGTGAACGAGGCGGCTTACGCGCGCGTGCTCACGGCAATACAACGCGCACAAACCGGCGCCGCCGCGCGCCTGATCAGCGGGGGACACGCCGCGCCACCGGATAAGCTCGCCCCCGACATTGCCGGAGGCTACTACATCGAACCGACCCTGCTCGTTGACGTCGATCCCGAAAGCCCTGTCGCGCAAGAGGAATTGTTCGGCCCGGTGCTGGCCATCACGCCGTTCGACACCGAGGACCAGGCCGTCGACATCGCCAACGCAACCCCCTACGGCCTGGGCGCGTTCGTACAGACCCGCGACATCGCCCGCGTGCACCGCATCGCACCGCTACTGCAGGCGGGAACGATCTCGGTCAACGGGACATCCGGGCTCCCACCGGCGGCGCCGTTCGGTGGCTACAAGCAGAGTGGGTACGGCCGCGAAGGCGGCCGGGAAGGACTCTTCGAGTTCCTGCGCACCAAAAATGTGTTCATCCGGATCTAA
- a CDS encoding phosphotransferase: MEAAALESVDDVNPEWMTAVLAQNGIVTTVCRVITEPVGNGQMGSCYRLFIAYDAGDGPDRLIVKLPATDPASRAAGQLGYRCETTFYREVANRVHLDTPRCFFAGMNERGDGFTLVLEDLSPAEAGDQIAGCSLDQARAAAVNVAGLHAPTWNDPAVRELDWLIPDLGAYPEMAAAFLVDATAQFLDRYEVTPDTAATLRGFADRFVEWATRRPEPFAMLHSDYRLDNLLFARSDAPRPVVAVDWQVVTVGCPLRDVAFLVGTGLSTESRRVGEKGIVEAYHHRLVALGVDGYGAEQCWEDYRYGLFQGPLITVLGASVAQPTERGDRMFPIMAERASAAIRDLDAMSLL; the protein is encoded by the coding sequence ATGGAAGCTGCGGCACTAGAGTCGGTGGACGATGTCAACCCGGAGTGGATGACAGCTGTCCTCGCGCAGAACGGCATCGTGACCACCGTCTGCCGCGTGATCACGGAGCCGGTCGGCAACGGGCAGATGGGTTCGTGTTATCGGCTGTTCATTGCGTATGACGCCGGTGATGGTCCGGACCGGCTGATCGTGAAGCTGCCGGCCACCGATCCGGCAAGCCGCGCCGCCGGCCAGCTCGGCTACCGGTGCGAGACGACGTTTTACCGTGAGGTCGCCAATCGGGTGCATCTCGACACTCCTCGGTGCTTCTTCGCCGGGATGAACGAGCGCGGCGACGGATTCACGCTCGTGCTGGAGGACCTCTCACCCGCCGAGGCCGGCGACCAGATCGCCGGTTGCTCTCTGGATCAGGCTCGTGCGGCCGCGGTCAACGTCGCCGGATTGCACGCGCCGACATGGAACGACCCGGCGGTTCGTGAACTCGACTGGCTCATACCAGATCTCGGGGCGTACCCAGAAATGGCTGCCGCGTTCCTGGTGGACGCCACCGCGCAGTTTCTGGACCGTTATGAGGTAACCCCGGACACCGCGGCCACGCTGCGCGGCTTCGCTGATCGGTTCGTGGAGTGGGCAACTCGGCGGCCCGAGCCGTTCGCCATGCTGCACAGTGACTACCGGCTGGATAATCTGCTCTTCGCGCGATCCGATGCGCCCCGCCCGGTGGTCGCGGTCGATTGGCAGGTCGTCACCGTCGGGTGCCCGCTGCGCGATGTCGCCTTCCTGGTTGGCACTGGTCTGTCGACGGAAAGCCGTCGTGTCGGCGAGAAGGGGATCGTCGAGGCTTACCACCATCGCCTCGTGGCGCTCGGAGTCGACGGCTACGGCGCCGAACAGTGTTGGGAGGACTACCGCTACGGGTTGTTCCAAGGCCCGCTCATCACCGTGTTGGGCGCATCCGTCGCCCAGCCCACCGAACGGGGCGACCGGATGTTCCCCATCATGGCCGAGCGGGCGTCGGCGGCGATCCGTGATCTAGACGCGATGTCTCTGCTGTGA
- a CDS encoding SDR family NAD(P)-dependent oxidoreductase: protein MTGGTTGIGRGIVERLAGEGASIVTCARHAPELPLPDGATFVAADITDEGSVAGVIDAAVDRHGRLDVVVANAGGANIGPWPDEPFEQWRELVDINLHGTMLTCRAAWPHLVSTQGNIVVISSLSAWMGVGAHEMERMGGFQPSAAYQASKAGIEGLAKHLAGRGGEHGLRVNVVRPGRILTDKWQSFLGEDRLFWSHYQDIQLLKRHGRAEDVAAAVAFLASDEAAFITAAVLDVDGGAVAKL, encoded by the coding sequence GTGACCGGAGGGACCACCGGAATCGGGCGCGGTATCGTGGAACGCCTTGCCGGCGAAGGGGCCTCGATCGTCACCTGTGCACGTCATGCGCCAGAGTTGCCATTGCCCGACGGGGCGACGTTTGTCGCTGCGGATATCACCGACGAGGGGTCGGTTGCCGGCGTCATCGATGCGGCCGTGGACCGCCATGGGCGGCTTGATGTGGTCGTCGCCAACGCGGGCGGCGCCAACATCGGGCCCTGGCCCGACGAACCCTTCGAGCAATGGCGGGAGTTGGTCGACATCAACCTGCACGGCACGATGCTCACGTGTCGGGCGGCGTGGCCCCATCTGGTGTCGACACAGGGAAACATCGTTGTCATCTCGTCGCTTTCGGCGTGGATGGGCGTCGGCGCGCACGAGATGGAACGGATGGGTGGCTTTCAGCCCTCTGCTGCCTACCAGGCGAGCAAGGCCGGGATCGAGGGACTCGCAAAGCATCTCGCGGGCCGCGGCGGCGAGCATGGGCTGCGCGTCAACGTGGTGCGCCCAGGCCGCATCCTGACCGACAAGTGGCAGAGTTTCCTCGGCGAGGACCGCCTGTTTTGGTCCCACTATCAAGACATCCAGTTACTCAAGCGCCACGGCCGCGCGGAGGACGTCGCAGCCGCCGTGGCGTTCCTGGCTTCCGACGAAGCAGCTTTCATCACCGCCGCAGTCCTCGACGTCGACGGCGGCGCAGTCGCCAAACTCTAA
- a CDS encoding DUF1330 domain-containing protein translates to MIVVVEYPTPEAFLSMVTSEEYRVAHVHRAAALDRAELIATSPF, encoded by the coding sequence ATGATCGTCGTCGTTGAGTATCCAACCCCAGAAGCTTTCTTGAGCATGGTCACCAGCGAGGAGTATCGGGTCGCGCACGTGCACCGCGCAGCGGCGCTCGATCGCGCCGAGTTGATTGCGACGTCACCCTTTTGA
- a CDS encoding aromatic ring-hydroxylating dioxygenase subunit alpha — translation MKYVEVVAGRSDAFGELLEVLDRPVKTLKTNYPKNCWYVAATCDEIAESPLGRRLLGEEVVLWRGASGRVTAFVNRCAHRAFPLSHSSVDGDRLVCGYHGCTYDADGRCVHIPSQPQVPTGMRVRVFPVLEQPPFVWIWLGPPAAAAGSEPPHTLWINDPAWTTFASAWQVSANYMMVHEHYLDFSYAPILHRRDVPPEVESMPAFNDVEVTETTVSYTRLLPEAQLTDWEADSTGLDRGLLYKRSESGTFVSPAMHRQYWEIATANGDGYTTTRTHGITPETEASTHVFMQASRNYRTDRDEVTTRLRSFLSEVAERNTSILEMASSHSGYDRWRGGVEFQADAAALRARRIVGVMLAKEAGRSAIRPGLAPNTRSDALSPLRSVTAS, via the coding sequence GTGAAGTATGTAGAAGTCGTTGCTGGCCGGTCTGATGCCTTCGGCGAACTTCTCGAAGTACTCGACCGACCTGTGAAGACTTTGAAGACCAACTACCCGAAGAATTGCTGGTACGTTGCGGCCACGTGCGACGAGATCGCTGAATCGCCGTTGGGCCGGCGCCTGCTCGGCGAGGAGGTCGTGCTGTGGCGCGGGGCCAGTGGGCGGGTCACCGCATTCGTAAACCGTTGCGCGCACAGAGCGTTTCCGCTGTCGCACAGTAGCGTCGACGGAGACCGACTGGTCTGCGGTTACCACGGGTGTACCTACGACGCCGACGGCAGGTGCGTGCACATCCCGTCTCAGCCCCAAGTCCCGACTGGGATGAGGGTGCGTGTGTTCCCTGTCCTCGAGCAACCACCTTTCGTCTGGATCTGGCTGGGACCGCCGGCCGCTGCCGCCGGCAGCGAACCACCACACACCTTGTGGATCAACGACCCGGCGTGGACAACGTTCGCCAGTGCCTGGCAAGTAAGCGCCAATTACATGATGGTCCACGAGCATTACCTGGACTTCAGCTACGCGCCCATCCTTCATAGGCGTGATGTGCCCCCGGAGGTCGAGAGCATGCCGGCATTCAACGATGTCGAAGTTACGGAAACCACCGTGTCTTATACTCGGCTCCTGCCGGAGGCCCAGCTCACCGACTGGGAGGCCGATTCCACCGGGCTGGACCGCGGCCTCCTATACAAGCGTAGCGAGAGCGGCACCTTCGTCTCTCCGGCGATGCACCGCCAATATTGGGAGATTGCAACCGCGAACGGCGACGGATACACCACGACCCGAACCCACGGCATCACGCCCGAGACGGAAGCATCAACTCACGTGTTCATGCAGGCGTCCCGCAACTATCGGACCGATCGCGATGAGGTGACCACCCGTCTGCGGTCGTTCCTGTCCGAGGTTGCCGAACGCAACACTTCCATACTCGAGATGGCGTCCAGCCACTCCGGCTATGACAGGTGGCGGGGCGGCGTCGAATTCCAGGCGGACGCGGCTGCCCTGCGCGCTCGACGCATCGTGGGCGTGATGTTGGCTAAAGAAGCGGGCCGCTCCGCAATACGACCCGGTCTCGCGCCGAATACCAGGAGTGACGCACTGAGCCCTCTCCGCTCTGTCACGGCTAGTTGA
- a CDS encoding cytochrome C oxidase subunit IV family protein translates to MSARRERVTMVWLGLMVLTCVTTWGLSKDLFVPAVAVVGIFLIAAVKVSYVVLDFMELRNAPIPVRVAFQAWPIVVAVVILGFWFATPAII, encoded by the coding sequence ATGTCCGCACGGCGCGAACGGGTCACCATGGTGTGGCTGGGCTTGATGGTGTTGACCTGCGTGACGACATGGGGGCTGTCGAAGGATTTGTTCGTCCCCGCCGTCGCGGTGGTCGGGATTTTCCTGATCGCCGCGGTGAAAGTGAGCTACGTGGTGCTGGACTTCATGGAGCTACGTAACGCGCCAATACCGGTACGTGTCGCCTTCCAGGCTTGGCCGATTGTGGTGGCGGTGGTGATCCTGGGCTTCTGGTTCGCCACTCCAGCCATCATATGA
- a CDS encoding nucleotidyl transferase AbiEii/AbiGii toxin family protein, with product MSAGDAVFHRIQSVARSAAANSGTGAPTREYLIRHTLESFLDRLTRTSHAGDFVLKGGVLLAAYGARRPTKDADSNAIQADVTAEHLAQVVRDIAATDVDDGVVFDLDMIGVQEIREQTDYPGLRVRVAVSIGPWKGAAAWDVSTGDPIVPPPRQVTIDRILGDPITLLGYAPETTIAEKGVTILERGITSTRWRDYVDIVQLDRHGIDPDELLRSARAVARHRAVTLEPVAPHLAGYGEVGQAKWAAWRRKEHLESACEENLDDQITLVASCLDSVFAHGPE from the coding sequence ATGAGCGCCGGCGACGCGGTGTTCCACCGGATCCAGTCTGTCGCCCGTTCCGCAGCGGCCAACAGCGGGACCGGCGCACCGACGCGCGAGTACCTGATTCGGCACACCCTCGAATCGTTCCTGGACCGACTCACCCGCACCTCCCATGCCGGCGACTTCGTCCTCAAGGGCGGGGTTCTGCTCGCCGCCTACGGGGCACGGCGCCCGACGAAGGATGCCGACTCCAACGCCATCCAGGCTGACGTCACCGCCGAGCATCTCGCCCAGGTGGTCCGTGACATCGCCGCGACCGACGTCGATGACGGTGTGGTGTTCGACCTCGACATGATTGGCGTGCAGGAGATCCGCGAGCAGACCGACTACCCGGGCCTGCGCGTACGGGTCGCCGTATCGATCGGACCGTGGAAGGGCGCCGCGGCCTGGGATGTATCCACCGGAGATCCTATCGTTCCGCCTCCCCGCCAGGTGACCATCGACCGGATCCTCGGCGACCCGATCACGCTGCTCGGTTACGCGCCCGAGACCACCATCGCCGAGAAGGGCGTCACCATCCTCGAACGCGGCATCACCAGTACCCGTTGGCGTGATTACGTCGACATCGTCCAGCTCGACCGCCACGGCATCGACCCCGATGAACTGCTCCGCTCGGCACGGGCCGTCGCGCGTCACCGCGCCGTTACCCTCGAACCCGTCGCTCCGCATCTGGCCGGTTACGGCGAGGTCGGACAAGCGAAATGGGCCGCATGGCGCCGCAAGGAACACCTCGAATCCGCCTGCGAGGAGAACCTCGATGACCAGATCACCCTGGTCGCCTCCTGCCTCGATTCCGTCTTTGCCCACGGCCCCGAATAG
- a CDS encoding type IV toxin-antitoxin system AbiEi family antitoxin domain-containing protein produces the protein MALVDALTPSTAAQAGLSRSALYRGARAGRLDRIARGIYLPAEASAADWDLLEAATRRPDATICLISALAHYDLTDAIPVALDVAIPRGSRTPASTGAIAWHQFDRATFEMGREEITIPGSDQTIGIYSPERSIADAFRLRGGVGYELARDALREWLRRGGKPARLIEIASRLPRAKSPILQALDMVG, from the coding sequence GTGGCGCTGGTGGATGCCCTGACGCCGAGCACTGCGGCGCAGGCCGGCCTGTCGCGCAGCGCACTCTACCGCGGCGCGCGTGCTGGTCGCTTGGACCGCATCGCCCGCGGTATCTACCTGCCTGCGGAGGCCTCGGCTGCCGACTGGGATCTGCTCGAGGCCGCGACCCGCCGCCCGGATGCCACGATCTGCCTGATCTCCGCGCTCGCCCATTACGACCTGACCGACGCAATCCCCGTCGCGCTGGACGTCGCGATCCCACGGGGGTCGAGGACACCCGCGAGCACGGGTGCGATCGCATGGCATCAATTCGACCGGGCCACATTCGAGATGGGGCGCGAAGAGATCACGATCCCGGGATCGGATCAGACGATCGGGATCTACTCGCCTGAGCGGTCGATCGCCGACGCGTTCCGGCTCCGTGGCGGGGTCGGATACGAACTGGCGCGCGACGCGCTGCGCGAATGGCTGCGCCGCGGTGGCAAACCGGCCCGGCTGATCGAGATCGCGTCCCGCCTACCGCGGGCGAAGTCCCCGATCCTGCAAGCATTGGACATGGTGGGATGA
- a CDS encoding sensor histidine kinase has protein sequence MPFRSRVGLRLASQVLVLQLIIVTATVIIAFGLFAAFNRQRIDAQNHVHALDIARVVASASVVLNNISRYNGAPLTPTPALRAELEASPIQGIASRVERRTQVSFVVVANANGIKLAAPDRDTVGAHVHADITQALAGHEMTFHEATPFGRAIVAAVPVLEPGSTRVLGVVLVGISTKAVDDQFSKNLRVMGSMAGVLLLIGVAGSVVIGRRWRGLTLGLRPTEITELVRTQAAVLQGIGEGVLAADTSWRTTFVNDEACRLLEIANEPGRQVDEIGLTPRVLDVFKAADSTPALATVGERIVVVSARPVAREGRQLGTVLVARDRTDVESLTRQLDAVQMMSTVLRAQRHEFANRLHLLTGLLHGGHVEEGLQYLEELLGSGPLGSALPGIDAIRDTYLQAFLAAKGAAAREAGVTLQIGENTWVPGRLILPVDVTTVLGNLVDNAVDAVRMSDSASNGATKTVEVELLQEGTTLHVTVADSGAGVAPEFVEHLFTEGRTTKPDSGIPGGRGIGLALSRQISRALGGDLWLASPGDAESRLPGAEFIARLPGVMVEEMQWVTQT, from the coding sequence ATGCCCTTCAGGAGTCGCGTCGGCTTGCGACTCGCCAGCCAGGTGCTGGTGCTGCAGCTGATCATCGTGACAGCGACGGTGATCATCGCGTTTGGGCTGTTCGCCGCGTTCAATCGCCAACGTATCGACGCCCAAAACCACGTCCACGCGTTGGATATTGCTCGCGTAGTGGCCTCTGCCTCGGTGGTACTCAACAACATTTCCCGTTATAACGGGGCCCCATTGACCCCGACCCCCGCCCTGCGCGCCGAACTCGAGGCGAGCCCGATCCAGGGCATTGCGTCACGGGTGGAACGGCGCACGCAGGTGTCGTTCGTGGTCGTCGCCAACGCAAACGGCATCAAGCTCGCGGCCCCCGATCGCGACACGGTGGGTGCGCACGTCCATGCCGACATCACGCAGGCGCTGGCCGGGCACGAGATGACGTTCCATGAAGCCACCCCGTTCGGGCGGGCGATAGTCGCCGCAGTGCCGGTGCTGGAGCCCGGGTCCACTCGTGTGCTGGGGGTGGTCCTCGTCGGCATTTCCACCAAGGCGGTCGATGATCAGTTTTCGAAAAACCTGCGCGTGATGGGCAGCATGGCTGGTGTTCTGCTGCTGATCGGAGTCGCCGGCTCGGTGGTAATCGGCCGGCGCTGGCGAGGACTGACACTCGGTTTGCGGCCCACCGAGATCACCGAGCTGGTGCGCACTCAGGCGGCGGTGCTGCAGGGCATCGGCGAGGGCGTGCTGGCCGCCGATACATCGTGGCGGACCACGTTCGTCAACGACGAGGCGTGTCGCCTGCTCGAGATCGCAAACGAACCGGGACGGCAGGTCGACGAAATCGGGTTGACCCCAAGGGTGCTCGACGTGTTCAAGGCGGCCGACTCCACCCCCGCGCTGGCCACCGTGGGGGAGCGCATCGTTGTGGTTTCGGCGCGGCCGGTAGCGCGCGAAGGACGCCAGCTGGGAACGGTTTTGGTGGCGCGGGACCGAACCGATGTCGAATCCTTGACCCGCCAACTCGACGCGGTGCAAATGATGAGCACGGTGTTGCGCGCGCAGCGCCACGAGTTCGCCAACCGTCTGCACTTGCTTACCGGCCTGCTGCACGGCGGCCACGTCGAAGAGGGTTTGCAATACCTGGAAGAGCTGCTCGGGTCCGGTCCGCTCGGATCCGCGCTGCCCGGTATCGACGCCATCCGCGACACCTATCTGCAGGCCTTCCTGGCGGCCAAGGGCGCGGCGGCCCGCGAAGCGGGTGTGACGCTGCAGATCGGCGAAAACACTTGGGTGCCCGGCCGGCTCATATTGCCGGTCGACGTCACCACCGTCCTCGGTAACTTGGTCGACAATGCCGTCGACGCGGTTCGGATGAGCGACAGTGCCAGCAACGGAGCGACGAAAACGGTGGAAGTCGAGCTGCTGCAAGAGGGTACGACGTTGCACGTGACGGTCGCCGACAGCGGCGCCGGCGTCGCGCCGGAGTTCGTCGAGCATTTATTCACCGAGGGCAGGACGACAAAGCCTGACTCCGGCATCCCGGGCGGCCGGGGCATCGGGCTTGCGTTGTCACGCCAGATCAGCCGCGCGCTCGGCGGTGACCTCTGGCTGGCCAGCCCCGGCGATGCCGAGTCACGGCTGCCGGGCGCGGAATTCATCGCCCGGCTGCCGGGCGTGATGGTAGAGGAGATGCAATGGGTGACGCAGACCTGA